In a genomic window of Gigantopelta aegis isolate Gae_Host chromosome 9, Gae_host_genome, whole genome shotgun sequence:
- the LOC121381934 gene encoding protein adenylyltransferase FICD-like: MADWIPNCSNSPVFLIFKKHKKYKRPYNQSYSPFVMSRTVFIIIVLTSVVVAYVASYFPGLLVILYPNRLSWAKTYSFPSHETSLVLRPKAKVIISKDVKREAVAALNIALDLQEQGKSERAQKVFQHALSLDPSHADILTAFGEFIEIFEKDVIKADHMYRRALSENPSHSKALENIQRTRPLVEEIDQKRFNRIDNKRDQLYQVPPNHPGLRRAKKEAYFLHIFHTNAIEGNTLTLAQTRSIVETRIAVGGKSLAEQNEVLGLDSALSYINSTLLGKVGHLHLNDILEIHKRVLGHVDPTEAGQIRKTQVFVGDFQPPSPAQVNGFMNQFIDWLNSDEALDMHPIEYAALAHYKLVIIHPFYDGNGRTSRLLMNLILMQAGFPPVSVQVGERSRYYETLNKANAGDLHPFIHFIAECTERTLDEFLLYTSENLSTSVEYISKVTERIISETSERVISMESP; this comes from the exons ATGGCAGATTGGATTCCAAATTGTTCTAACAGTCCagtctttttaatatttaagaagcataaaaaatataaacGGCCGTATAACCAGTCGTACTCACCATTTGTGATGTCAAGAacagtgtttattattattgttttaacgaGTGTTGTTGTGGCTTACGTCGCTTCGTATTTCCCAGGACTGTTGGTTATTTTGTATCCGAACCGGCTGTCATGGGCCAAAACATATTCATTTCCTTCACACGAAACGTCACTTGTACTGCGTCCTAAAGCAAAAGTGATAATTAGTAAAG aTGTTAAGAGAGAAGCtgttgcagctttaaatattgCCCTTGATCTACAGGAACAAGGCAAATCCGAGAGAGCCCAGAAAGTGTTTCAGCATGCCTTGTCACTTGACCCTTCCCATGCAGATATACTCACAGCCTTTGGAGAATTCATTGAAATCTTCGAAAAAGACGTCATAAAGGCTGATCACATGTATAGACGAGCTTTAAGTGAGAATCCTAGTCACTCTAAAGCTCTCGAAAATATACAGAGAACACGACCTTTAGTGGAAGAAATTGACCAAAAAAG gtTCAACCGAATTGATAACAAACGAGACCAGTTATATCAAGTGCCTCCAAACCACCCTGGCTTAAGAAGAGCAAAGAAAGAGGCATACTTCCTTCACATCTTTCACACGAATGCCATAGAGGGAAATACCCTTACCCTAGCACAGACGAGGTCCATCGTGGAGACGAGGATAGCAGTTGGAGGGAAGAGTCTCGCTGAACAGAATGAAGTCTTGGGTCTTGACTCAGCGTTGAGTTACATCAACAGTACACTGCTGGGAAAGGTGGGGCACTTACATCTAAACGACATTTTAGAAATTCATAAGCGGGTGTTGGGTCATGTTGATCCGACGGAAGCAGGACAGATCCGGAAAACTCAGGTCTTCGTTGGTGATTTCCAGCCACCCTCCCCGGCACAGGTGAATGGTTTCATGAACCAGTTCATTGATTGGTTGAATAGTGACGAGGCACTGGATATGCATCCGATTGAATACGCTGCTTTAGCCCATTACAAGCTTGTgataattcatccattttatGATGGAAACGGCAGGACGTCTAGGTTATTGATGAACTTGATTCTCATGCAGGCAGGGTTTCCACCAGTCTCCGTACAGGTTGGAGAACGGTCTCGATATTACGAGACTCTTAATAAAGCGAATGCAGGAGACTTGCACccatttatacattttattgcaGAGTGCACAGAACGAACTTTAGACGAGTTCTTGTTATATACGTCTGAAAATCTAAGTACTTCTGTTGAATATATCAGTAAAGTTACTGAAAGAATTATAAGTGAGACTTCAGAAAGAGTTATAAGCATGGAGAGTCCATGA
- the LOC121381865 gene encoding ATP-dependent RNA helicase DDX51-like — translation MMALFSIQRFMGDEEEEEVEEKNSTKASHILKKLRDEALARKQKRLGDQQLSTDVEKDEKTLEISSPSPSPKRQKHIKKKEKHLIKSTKDAVSQQLVQNDKDMFTDESAGYKSKKRKISETFKGSEEYVSDVSNAERHTTCSVDISKKNYRKRGQKHTQQHVRQSVGMDDDSTELINNEKSTEDSLTEITDDQEQTVDDSLANLADDEDDDDMEEENDFKQDGPHEVGGFTVLGDYKKKQVEKVKRILPDWLAQPSVIGADLKTGQVPVSAVTELHPVLLENLTKNGITHFFPVQSQVIPVLLDTIRHGIRVGRGGYQPSDICVSASTGSGKTLAFVLPIIQALKDCVVRKIRAVAVLPVRDLASQVYRVFQTYCEGTNIKVGLLVGQKTFEVEQGLLVKKRQLGYQSLVDIIVTTPGRLVDHINKTEGMDLTHLRFLVIDEADRMIGDIKQDWLQTLENAVFQSNCTAWGRCSRERPGTITVASSQKNQIPLQKLLFSATLSQNPEKLQQLNLFQPKLFTSVVKATKQDQESAENVISDTSKDTKGTEISGDFVGKYTTPAGLTEFFIESSKAEKPLVILHFLHSLKFRQVLCFTNSVETTHRLYLLIKLVGGINVREFSSGLHAIRRNKILRKFSAGQVDILICSDAMARGMDIDNIKYVISYDGPPFIKTYIHRVGRTARAGKTGTSFTLLEQKEIFHFKKMLKEAGKIGVKEMKLARRVLKSHIPVYQEALQQLPEVIKIEKTKTKR, via the exons ATGATGGCCCTTTTTTCAATACAAAG GTTTATGggtgatgaagaagaagaggaggttGAAGAAAAGAATTCAACAAAAGCATCTCACATTTTAAAGAAGCTTAGGGATGAAGCTTTAGCTCGGAAACAAAAAAGACTCGGTGACCAACAGTTATCCACAGATGtagaaaaagatgaaaaaacatTGGAGATCTCTTCTCCAAGTCCAAGCCCTAAAagacaaaaacatattaaaaagaaggaaaaacatTTGATCAAGTCAACCAAAGATGCAGTTTCTCAGCAATTGGTACAGAATGACAAAGATATGTTTACTGATGAGTCTGCTGGGTACAAGagtaaaaaaaggaaaatatctGAAACATTTAAGGGCAGTGAAGAGTATGTTAGTGATGTGTCTAATGCTGAGAGACACACTACATGTTCAGTAgatatttcaaaaaaaaattacagaaaaagGGGGCAGAAACATACCCAACAACATGTTAGGCAGTCAGTAGGTATGGATGATGATTCTACTGAATTGATAAACAATGAAAAATCAACAGAAGATTCTTTGACTGAAATAACAGACGACCAGGAGCAAACTGTGGATGATTCTCTGGCTAATTTAgctgatgatgaagatgatgatgatatggaaGAGGAAAATGATTTCAAGCAGGATGGTCCTCATGAAGTTGGTGGATTTACAGTTTTGGGAGATTATAAAAAGAAGCAAGTTGAAAAG GTGAAGCGTATTCTACCAGACTGGCTGGCTCAGCCCAGCGTGATAGGAGCTGATCTGAAGACTGGACAAGTTCCTGTATCGGCTGTAACTGAATTACATCCTGTGTTACTAGAAAACCTCACCAAGAATGGCATTACTCATTTCTTTCCAG TCCAGTCTCAGGTTATTCCTGTCCTGCTTGATACGATCAGACACGGCATTAGAGTGGGACGAGGAGGCTACCAGCCCAGTGACATCTGTGTGTCAGCATCGACAGGAAGCGGCAAAACACTGGCCTTTGTCCTGCCTATAATACAG GCACTGAAGGACTGTGTTGTACGTAAGATACGTGCTGTTGCTGTGCTGCCTGTACGAGATCTTGCTAGCCAGGTGTACAGAGTGTTTCAAACTTACTGTGAGGGCACAAACATTAAG GTTGGTCTGCTTGTGGGTCAGAAGACATTTGAGGTAGAACAAGGCTTGCTGGTTAAGAAAAG ACAACTTGGGTACCAGAGCCTGGTTGATATTATTGTGACAACTCCTGGACGCCTTGTTGACCACATCAATAAAACAGAGGGGATGGATCTTACTCACCTTAGATTTCTG GTAATTGATGAAGCTGACCGAATGATAGGCGATATCAAGCAGGATTGGCTGCAGACACTTGAGAATGCTGTATTCCAGTCAAATTGTACTGCATGGGGGAGATGTTCTAGAGAGAGGCCAGGGACAATAACTGTGGCCAG ttcaCAAAAGAATCAAATACCA TTGCAGAAGTTGCTCTTTTCTGCCACTTTGTCCCAGAATCCTGAGAAATTACAGCAGCTGAATCTCTTTCAACCCAAATTATTCACTTCCGTTGTCAAGGCTACCAAACAAGATCAAGAGAGTGCAGAAAATGTTATATCAGACACATCCAAAGATACTAAAGGAACAG AAATATCTGGAGATTTTGTTGGGAAATACACCACACCAGCGGGATTGACG GAATTTTTCATTGAGAGCAGTAAAGCTGAAAAACCATTGGTAATTCTACACTTTCTGCACTCTCTCAAATTCCGACAAGTGCTGTGTTTTACAAACTCTGTTGAGACCACACACAG GCTGTACCTCCTGATCAAGTTGGTTGGTGGTATAAATGTGCGAGAGTTTTCATCTGGTCTCCATGCCATCAGAAGGAACAAGATCCTTCGCAAGTTTTCTGCTGGTCAAGTGGacat ATTGATCTGTTCAGATGCAATGGCTAGAGGAATGGACAtagataatattaaatatgtcatCTCCTATGATGGTCCGCCCTTCATCAAAACCTACATTCATCGAGTTGGGCGGACTGCCCGGGCAGGGAAAACAGGAACATCATTTACTCTCTTGGAACAAAAAGAG ATTTTCCACTTTAAAAAGATGCTGAAGGAAGCGGGCAAAATAGGAGTGAAAGAGATGAAACTTGCCAGACGTGTGTTGAAATCACATATTCCTGTCTACCAGGAGGCACTGCAGCAGCTGCCAGAAGTCATCAAG attgaaaaaacaaagacaaagcGATGA